TTCCTTTTAGTTTTACTTTTGATAGGGATTAGAAGCTTGACACTATCTGGGTTagtttagttattataaaaattatgtaatattaaattcaaagtttttaaaatgcgGAAGAATGGAAAAACATtggaaacaattattattattattatatgaaaattcacCATTTATAATTCCGTCTtactagataaaataaatactacaatATTGAATTCAATAATCTTGTTATAGAAATGGAAGATATTGCCATCCTTTGGAGTTCAGGGTCTCCAGAAAGTGCTTTGTGGTCAGACTATCTCGTCGCGagctttgataaaattatgtcaCAAAGAGCAAGACATCATTATAGGTAAGCACatcttacaaaatatttttttatagacttTTTCCTTCAAGTGAAGAATGTTGAATTGTAaagtatgatttttattttcatgatgtaaataaatactggCGATTTAATATTCGTATTATCTTTCAGAGTAACTCCTATAACGGCTGAAGAACTCATGGCCGCTGATTCACAAGAAAAACTAGATAAATTGTCGAAATCTCAACTACAGATTGTAATACTATGTCCGAATCTCGCTACGAAAATGTCAGATCTGAAACGAGACCTCAACTGCGATGAACTCTTCAAAGTGGATAAAGTTTTAGTCATGTTACTTGGTGTGGAGAAAAACAATGTGATCGCCCAGAATATTGATGGTAAGTACAATTGTTGCTTTCAATATTTCCAAAATAAGatatcataatatgatatttatttcgtaatgCTGAGGTATTATTTTCgccttatattaataaaaatggaaattaaAGAAGTCCCTTTCTTTCTAGATTACCCTTCAATAGACCAGTGGCAGATGATGTCAGTTCGTGAGAAGGATACCTCTTTTGTAGACACCTTCCTCACAGCAGCCGTTGGAATCCTGCGGACCAAGGACTGTAAAGATACAGCCACAGATAGAACAAGCTTCTCCATTGTGCCCAAGAAAGTGAAAAtagtaagaatataataattgtttttatactaaGATTTCTGCGAAAACTGTTactatagtttattttgtctaagtctgtttaaataatataaatacaaatgttattataaatgaataaatttataattgtataataatataaatgttcaaGTTTGAGTTTGACTTGTTAAGCaattgacaaaaaaatttatcaaaaatgaaAAGTACCGTTGAAATATTCGAAGAATATTAGTGAATATAGAAAATGAATGAAAGTGAAACGAAAAAATTAGATATAGACTCATTATAAGAAAAAGTAATAGCGCTATTGTATCTCATACTACAATAAAAGTTCGTGCGCTGGTAACAAAGAACATTCCTAAATATTATCGTTTTGGCGCATAGGGTCAAAGTCGAGTGATAGCGCTACTGAACGACCCCATTAGAGAGGAAGACAGTATCAAGATAATGGTGGACAAGAAAGGCGAAGTTATACAAATACCTACGTTCAAGAAAAGAAACCCTTACACATTACAATTTGATATACCAGGTGAGATTGAGTATACGattccaatatttttattgtaaaatattttttctgtgtttgattgttttaaactcttaattttaaatttgttgaacATAGAATCCTGTCTGGAGGTATCAATGTTAGTGTGGGTTCGAGTCAGTAAAAACGGGCAGTCACTTGGCAGGAGGCAAATCAAGTGTGAGAGTAGATTGAGGGAGCTGGACCAGTTGCTGAGAGCCTCCGACCATCCATTAGAATTTATGTGCCAggtaaaaaactatttactaTTATGAAAAGCTCTATGTTTAACGCGCTTTTGTTGGGTGCATATaggtatgaaatttatttggatatattttaagataaaaatcaCGTTTTCAGGTTATGTTAGGTTAGTTCTTTTAATTGggtaaatacaaattatgaaactatttattttacagacaCTAGGTTTTAAGACGACTAGCAAGGAACAGCTTGACAGCTGGATGTTGACCGCGTTTCAAAAGAATATTCCGCCTCATTTCAACCTTTTATCATCAACTGAACAATACAACCCTAAAGCTGATGTATCAAGTAAGTAAACCGTAcagatttatacaatattcaagtaaaattaattattttttacttagcctcaataattttgttaaatatgagGGAgccatatttcatacattatgtAATTTACGCATTacttaaagttatatttatctgtaaacattaaaacagGGAGACCTTATGTGTACTGCAGTGAGACAAAATTTACCTTGATGACTGCCTTCGATTTGTAGGTGGTGAAGAGTATCCCACTCTGCTCCATTGGGCAGCTCGATTCGGTCTAGAACGAGTGTGCTGGCAGCTTCTAGAATGTCCCGGAGGCGGCGCCGCGGTTGCCCTTAGAAACGCGCGCCAACGGACTCCCGCCGATCTAGCACGTGACCACAAACACTACAAGCTGGCTGATATGCTTGCTGATCATCTTGTAAGTACAAAACTGGTTAACGAAGTAGTAAAGGATAATGTAGAATAGATACAGTTAAAAGGTTTTATGATACAATAGACGAAATTAAAGTctctgataaaataattttacgattaatataatttctttgcaGAAAATCAACGAATTTTCCAACATGTATTACTACCTTAAAAATATGTCGGATCCAGAAAAAGAAGGTAATACAGATGATGGGAAACAAGAAGATCTACGCATCATAGAGTCGTCTGACACCGTCGATTCACCAACACGCGAAAGCGCTGCAGAAAACGGTTCTTCGGATCCTTTTAGCGAAACTTGCACTCAAAACTTGGAAGATAATCTAGAAAAAACGCAAGAAGATATTATGCAAAAGCGACGACCAAGCCTCAAATTACCAAAGGTCAGCGAGCAATTGTACCAAAATGATTTTCAACTTCGAGATGACACTGCTGACAGAATCCAACAAGCTATCGAGCACGACTACTTAGTTCAACCTTCGAACATCAAAGTAGAAAGCCCTAAATTTCgaccaaataatttatatgcgaATAGTTCGAGATTGATACCACAACAATCCGATATCTTCTTATACTCACCCACCGAAGAATCTAAATCATTCTTAATCGAGACGCCAACGTCGGATATAAGtcaaataaacttaaacaCCAAAGATAACCGTAACAGCGGAAACTCGGTTAAATCTAGTAAAGATGCAACCGGTCAAGAGGAACTTGCAGAAATtataaacgattttaaaaacaatgtattcACTATATCTGAAGTCGAAAAACTAGTAATGGAATGGCGAAACAGAAATGAGACACAACAGTCtcttaaagaaaaacaagaaCAGTTGAACAAAATGCGAGAAGAATATGATAAAAtccaacaaaaaattaaggaCAATCTTAAAAGGCCCACTCCTTTTGAGAGagtaaagaaaatgttttcgaagagtaaaaataaacgtGAGTATTAACATTTTAGGCTACTTAAGCATCATGTATTATTGTGTTATCTCAAATCTTACAggacaaatttttatgtacgATTTCAGATCAAGAAACGAACACTGGAAccattgaaaaaagaaatggcAGCACGAGGCCAAACAGCAGTTTAAGTGAAAGTGAGTATTAAAAGGAGATTTAACAGTTTCTCTACCTTTTCAGTATGAccgaatttaataatgtatattttccttAGGTTCATCCTCTTCTGGCCGCCTCAGCACCGTCAGCGGTGGAAGTGTCGGAGAAACAAACAGCATGCAATCTGAACATGACGACAAAGCGAGATCTATTGTAAGtccattcatttatttatttatttcctttaaaaaacAGAAACGAATTTTTACAACTTATcgattattttagttattatgaCAAAAAAGTATTACCTAATTTTAGTCTATTTAacttagtattatttttagatttcatCCAGTACGTTAACAATGAATTCAGCGTGCGATGGTGAAAACCGTTTAGACGATTATTTGATTCCTCCCCCGCCACGGCCGGTCAACGGATGCGCTCAATTCACAACATTTGGACATCCGAAACACGATAATAGGTAAAGCAAATTAACTTAATTGCCATAAAGTCATCTCATCCCGGACAATTTATTCGTTCTGTTTGAtgcgaattttattagtatgatGCATTGAAGcgcgttttataaatataaatatatttataaaatactagcttttgcccacggcttcgcaTGCAATTATTTAACTGTTACATAAATTGATCGATGAATCAACTTTCCTTTCATCcacttatttgtaaataatcgaatacaatatttataaacagccCATTAACCCCACTTTAACATTTCCAGGAGTACTCACATGGCAACAATAGTGGAACGCGAAACGTCTGCGTCCCGGGAGCGGCTGGACGGCGAGTCGGACGCGACGCACCTGCGCATGACGTTCGGCGCGCGGGACCGGCACCTTCGCTGCGACGACCGGGACGGGGCGCATATGTACATGAATATTTCCGCTACACACACGTAGACAGAAACATTTATAGCACACGATAGCAAATATTGTCAATTATTATTCTGTAACACttgttaagaatattttttttccgtaagtcatttattatatctctGAATTAACAAATATGACTTTATACTCTCGCTGTCAGCAAAGGACTTgttaagcaattttttttaatcctgaTTATACTCTGTATCGCTATATCGGTAAGttaaattgacaaaatataatgtaaaaaatatgcttcAAAGTGTTAAATAGGCTATAAGTGATTTTATCAGGTAATAGTGAAAGTAAAATTAACACTTTAGATGAGCATTTACAAGggatttaaaaaaactcattCGGACCATTTCTTGGATATCTTGTGATcacactttaaattatatatttgacaaTTCAAGCAAGACTGACTCATTTTCtcacttaaaaatgtaaatatttgtaaatagcaGCTAGTTAatgaatctttatttatttggaaaatataacatttgtggtacaaatatattacttgtagttagtataaattgtatgtaagtACATTACCACCTAGCCATGTATGGAAATCTTAGAGGTTAAGACTCAAAAGaaacaagattttttattaatacttttataataactttcccaaaaatgcatttatgatatatgtataaataaatggataaaCTAAGACGCcatgttttatttgcatacaCCTTAACTACATGGTTGTAATGGCTATTGTTATTAGGAATAGCTAAATACTGCTTAT
Above is a genomic segment from Zerene cesonia ecotype Mississippi chromosome 19, Zerene_cesonia_1.1, whole genome shotgun sequence containing:
- the LOC119834202 gene encoding phosphoinositide 3-kinase adapter protein 1 isoform X3: MDNPSYFAFPDKDVTDNAAHSASHVSGPEQYSRSAPARAWADGGRPLQSPRRREPESPRRKEFRALLRSLSAKEPEKAEAFLKGQPRPGDCAPGDMRHTFTAPRIKKGKISATVVTSEGTKEHEEVFYTIPLQGRRRHSVGGYLATGGNGTGEVTSVPSEVPKMPPPRFNQHDEEAVRRRRPKNFSFKEMEDIAILWSSGSPESALWSDYLVASFDKIMSQRARHHYRVTPITAEELMAADSQEKLDKLSKSQLQIVILCPNLATKMSDLKRDLNCDELFKVDKVLVMLLGVEKNNVIAQNIDDYPSIDQWQMMSVREKDTSFVDTFLTAAVGILRTKDCKDTATDRTSFSIVPKKVKIGQSRVIALLNDPIREEDSIKIMVDKKGEVIQIPTFKKRNPYTLQFDIPESCLEVSMLVWVRVSKNGQSLGRRQIKCESRLRELDQLLRASDHPLEFMCQTLGFKTTSKEQLDSWMLTAFQKNIPPHFNLLSSTEQYNPKADVSSGEEYPTLLHWAARFGLERVCWQLLECPGGGAAVALRNARQRTPADLARDHKHYKLADMLADHLKINEFSNMYYYLKNMSDPEKEGNTDDGKQEDLRIIESSDTVDSPTRESAAENGSSDPFSETCTQNLEDNLEKTQEDIMQKRRPSLKLPKVSEQLYQNDFQLRDDTADRIQQAIEHDYLVQPSNIKVESPKFRPNNLYANSSRLIPQQSDIFLYSPTEESKSFLIETPTSDISQINLNTKDNRNSGNSVKSSKDATGQEELAEIINDFKNNVFTISEVEKLVMEWRNRNETQQSLKEKQEQLNKMREEYDKIQQKIKDNLKRPTPFERVKKMFSKSKNKHQETNTGTIEKRNGSTRPNSSLSESSSSSGRLSTVSGGSVGETNSMQSEHDDKARSIISSSTLTMNSACDGENRLDDYLIPPPPRPVNGCAQFTTFGHPKHDNRSTHMATIVERETSASRERLDGESDATHLRMTFGARDRHLRCDDRDGAHMYMNISATHT
- the LOC119834202 gene encoding phosphoinositide 3-kinase adapter protein 1 isoform X1, producing the protein MGPQFDYCLRATNNPSYFAFPDKDVTDNAAHSASHVSGPEQYSRSAPARAWADGGRPLQSPRRREPESPRRKEFRALLRSLSAKEPEKAEAFLKGQPRPGDCAPGDMRHTFTAPRIKKGKISATVVTSEGTKEHEEVFYTIPLQGRRRHSVGGYLATGGNGTGEVTSVPSEVPKMPPPRFNQHDEEAVRRRRPKNFSFKEMEDIAILWSSGSPESALWSDYLVASFDKIMSQRARHHYRVTPITAEELMAADSQEKLDKLSKSQLQIVILCPNLATKMSDLKRDLNCDELFKVDKVLVMLLGVEKNNVIAQNIDDYPSIDQWQMMSVREKDTSFVDTFLTAAVGILRTKDCKDTATDRTSFSIVPKKVKIGQSRVIALLNDPIREEDSIKIMVDKKGEVIQIPTFKKRNPYTLQFDIPESCLEVSMLVWVRVSKNGQSLGRRQIKCESRLRELDQLLRASDHPLEFMCQTLGFKTTSKEQLDSWMLTAFQKNIPPHFNLLSSTEQYNPKADVSSGEEYPTLLHWAARFGLERVCWQLLECPGGGAAVALRNARQRTPADLARDHKHYKLADMLADHLKINEFSNMYYYLKNMSDPEKEGNTDDGKQEDLRIIESSDTVDSPTRESAAENGSSDPFSETCTQNLEDNLEKTQEDIMQKRRPSLKLPKVSEQLYQNDFQLRDDTADRIQQAIEHDYLVQPSNIKVESPKFRPNNLYANSSRLIPQQSDIFLYSPTEESKSFLIETPTSDISQINLNTKDNRNSGNSVKSSKDATGQEELAEIINDFKNNVFTISEVEKLVMEWRNRNETQQSLKEKQEQLNKMREEYDKIQQKIKDNLKRPTPFERVKKMFSKSKNKHQETNTGTIEKRNGSTRPNSSLSESSSSSGRLSTVSGGSVGETNSMQSEHDDKARSIISSSTLTMNSACDGENRLDDYLIPPPPRPVNGCAQFTTFGHPKHDNRSTHMATIVERETSASRERLDGESDATHLRMTFGARDRHLRCDDRDGAHMYMNISATHT
- the LOC119834202 gene encoding phosphoinositide 3-kinase adapter protein 1 isoform X2; this translates as MTIDNPSYFAFPDKDVTDNAAHSASHVSGPEQYSRSAPARAWADGGRPLQSPRRREPESPRRKEFRALLRSLSAKEPEKAEAFLKGQPRPGDCAPGDMRHTFTAPRIKKGKISATVVTSEGTKEHEEVFYTIPLQGRRRHSVGGYLATGGNGTGEVTSVPSEVPKMPPPRFNQHDEEAVRRRRPKNFSFKEMEDIAILWSSGSPESALWSDYLVASFDKIMSQRARHHYRVTPITAEELMAADSQEKLDKLSKSQLQIVILCPNLATKMSDLKRDLNCDELFKVDKVLVMLLGVEKNNVIAQNIDDYPSIDQWQMMSVREKDTSFVDTFLTAAVGILRTKDCKDTATDRTSFSIVPKKVKIGQSRVIALLNDPIREEDSIKIMVDKKGEVIQIPTFKKRNPYTLQFDIPESCLEVSMLVWVRVSKNGQSLGRRQIKCESRLRELDQLLRASDHPLEFMCQTLGFKTTSKEQLDSWMLTAFQKNIPPHFNLLSSTEQYNPKADVSSGEEYPTLLHWAARFGLERVCWQLLECPGGGAAVALRNARQRTPADLARDHKHYKLADMLADHLKINEFSNMYYYLKNMSDPEKEGNTDDGKQEDLRIIESSDTVDSPTRESAAENGSSDPFSETCTQNLEDNLEKTQEDIMQKRRPSLKLPKVSEQLYQNDFQLRDDTADRIQQAIEHDYLVQPSNIKVESPKFRPNNLYANSSRLIPQQSDIFLYSPTEESKSFLIETPTSDISQINLNTKDNRNSGNSVKSSKDATGQEELAEIINDFKNNVFTISEVEKLVMEWRNRNETQQSLKEKQEQLNKMREEYDKIQQKIKDNLKRPTPFERVKKMFSKSKNKHQETNTGTIEKRNGSTRPNSSLSESSSSSGRLSTVSGGSVGETNSMQSEHDDKARSIISSSTLTMNSACDGENRLDDYLIPPPPRPVNGCAQFTTFGHPKHDNRSTHMATIVERETSASRERLDGESDATHLRMTFGARDRHLRCDDRDGAHMYMNISATHT
- the LOC119834202 gene encoding phosphoinositide 3-kinase adapter protein 1 isoform X4, whose product is MDVNLKMEDIAILWSSGSPESALWSDYLVASFDKIMSQRARHHYRVTPITAEELMAADSQEKLDKLSKSQLQIVILCPNLATKMSDLKRDLNCDELFKVDKVLVMLLGVEKNNVIAQNIDDYPSIDQWQMMSVREKDTSFVDTFLTAAVGILRTKDCKDTATDRTSFSIVPKKVKIGQSRVIALLNDPIREEDSIKIMVDKKGEVIQIPTFKKRNPYTLQFDIPESCLEVSMLVWVRVSKNGQSLGRRQIKCESRLRELDQLLRASDHPLEFMCQTLGFKTTSKEQLDSWMLTAFQKNIPPHFNLLSSTEQYNPKADVSSGEEYPTLLHWAARFGLERVCWQLLECPGGGAAVALRNARQRTPADLARDHKHYKLADMLADHLKINEFSNMYYYLKNMSDPEKEGNTDDGKQEDLRIIESSDTVDSPTRESAAENGSSDPFSETCTQNLEDNLEKTQEDIMQKRRPSLKLPKVSEQLYQNDFQLRDDTADRIQQAIEHDYLVQPSNIKVESPKFRPNNLYANSSRLIPQQSDIFLYSPTEESKSFLIETPTSDISQINLNTKDNRNSGNSVKSSKDATGQEELAEIINDFKNNVFTISEVEKLVMEWRNRNETQQSLKEKQEQLNKMREEYDKIQQKIKDNLKRPTPFERVKKMFSKSKNKHQETNTGTIEKRNGSTRPNSSLSESSSSSGRLSTVSGGSVGETNSMQSEHDDKARSIISSSTLTMNSACDGENRLDDYLIPPPPRPVNGCAQFTTFGHPKHDNRSTHMATIVERETSASRERLDGESDATHLRMTFGARDRHLRCDDRDGAHMYMNISATHT